A section of the Haloferax sp. Atlit-12N genome encodes:
- a CDS encoding FAD-binding and (Fe-S)-binding domain-containing protein, whose amino-acid sequence MAVEDTLDSPRGRETSATTLDLDRPDAAEYSALATELRSRVDGEVKFDEYAQVLYATDGSIYQARPAGVVLPKDVDDVRAAVEIATSHGVPVLPRGTGSSLGGQTVGRGCVVIDFTKYMDDIVDIDPSAKRATVQPGCVQDHLDAALADHGLKFAPDPASSNRSTVGGGIGNNSTGAHSVRYGITDAYTEELEVILADGSLIHTREVVLDSDEYESILTQDDLEANIYRTVRELVENHESEIENKYPSLKRSVSGYNLQKVIYENGDGEEVINLSKLFVGAEGTLGVIVEATVSLVTKPDETALALYCFDDLVDAMEAVPEALEFPVSAVELMDDEVFRLARESEGYAEYAEPIPEGAKAALMLEWDDELVDDFEAAVSDTNAHFVDSGAAFDVLEAYSEESQGRLWKLRKAAIPLLMSLEGDPKPYPFIEDATVPPEELAEYVQKFEEVLEDHDTSAAYFAHAGSGTLHIRPILNLKENEGIEKMHSITDDVTDLVVEHHGAFSGEHGDGMARTEFNPKMYGPELWGAFKELKTAFDPDWMFNPGNVVYRDGPSDPGPDSDRGVGADMRENLRYGPDYQSVEPQTDLDFDDEGGFSHLVELCNGCGTCRQTDSNTMCPTYRASKEEVQTTRGRANMLRAAISGELPEDELYSERFQTEVLDLCVGCKGCKSDCPTGVDMAKLKSEVKHQYHQKEGTSLRSRVFGNIDTLSKIGSKLAPLSNAAAELPGSRLVMEKVLGISSERDLPTFSSESLKEWFEARGGSSVSPADARGKVLLFPDTYTNYNYPEPGKAAVEVLEAANVHVQIPSDLEASGRAAFSMGMLDTARDRAQHNVGRLRPYVDDGWSVVFVEPSDAVMFQDEYLDLLDGTGVELVSGSAYGIMEYLDVVRADDHLDFDAPAETLTYHGHCNQKATNKDHHAVGVLRRSGYAVDPLDSSCCGMAGSFGYEEEHYELSKGIGEILFGQVDESPGDVVTAPGASCRSQLGDRPGESRPPHPIEKMAEALD is encoded by the coding sequence ATGGCAGTCGAAGACACGCTCGATTCCCCTCGGGGAAGAGAGACATCGGCAACGACGTTAGACCTCGACCGGCCGGACGCCGCGGAATATTCGGCGTTGGCGACAGAGTTACGCTCCCGCGTCGATGGAGAGGTGAAGTTCGACGAATACGCGCAGGTACTGTACGCGACCGACGGCAGCATCTACCAGGCGCGACCCGCGGGGGTCGTCTTGCCGAAGGACGTAGACGACGTCCGCGCCGCCGTCGAAATCGCGACGAGCCACGGCGTCCCCGTTCTGCCACGCGGAACGGGTTCCTCGTTGGGTGGCCAGACCGTCGGGCGGGGCTGCGTCGTCATCGATTTCACGAAGTACATGGACGACATCGTCGATATCGACCCGTCGGCGAAGCGCGCGACCGTCCAACCGGGGTGCGTCCAAGACCACCTCGACGCCGCGCTCGCGGACCACGGATTGAAGTTCGCGCCGGACCCCGCCTCGTCAAATCGCTCGACCGTCGGCGGCGGCATCGGCAACAACTCTACGGGCGCGCACTCGGTCCGCTACGGCATTACTGACGCCTACACCGAGGAGTTGGAGGTGATTCTGGCCGACGGTTCGCTGATACACACCCGCGAAGTCGTCCTCGACAGCGACGAGTACGAATCCATCCTCACCCAAGACGACTTAGAGGCGAACATCTACCGGACGGTTCGGGAACTCGTCGAGAACCACGAGTCAGAAATAGAGAACAAGTATCCGTCGCTCAAGCGCTCGGTGTCGGGGTATAACCTCCAGAAAGTCATCTACGAGAACGGCGACGGCGAGGAGGTCATCAACCTCTCGAAGCTGTTCGTCGGCGCGGAGGGCACCCTCGGCGTCATCGTCGAGGCGACCGTCTCGCTCGTCACCAAGCCGGACGAGACGGCGCTCGCGCTGTACTGCTTCGACGACCTCGTAGACGCGATGGAGGCCGTTCCGGAGGCGCTCGAATTCCCCGTCAGCGCAGTCGAACTCATGGACGACGAGGTGTTCCGCCTCGCTCGCGAGTCGGAGGGCTACGCCGAGTACGCCGAACCCATTCCCGAGGGGGCGAAAGCGGCGCTGATGCTCGAGTGGGACGACGAACTCGTCGACGACTTCGAGGCCGCGGTCTCAGACACGAACGCCCACTTCGTCGACTCCGGCGCGGCGTTCGACGTGCTCGAAGCCTACTCCGAGGAGAGCCAAGGCCGACTGTGGAAGCTCCGTAAGGCGGCGATTCCGCTGTTGATGAGCCTCGAAGGCGACCCGAAACCCTACCCGTTCATCGAGGACGCGACCGTGCCACCCGAGGAACTCGCGGAGTACGTCCAGAAGTTCGAGGAAGTCCTTGAGGACCACGACACGTCGGCCGCGTACTTCGCCCACGCCGGGTCGGGAACGCTCCACATCCGCCCGATTCTGAACCTCAAAGAGAACGAGGGCATCGAGAAGATGCACTCCATCACCGACGACGTGACCGACCTCGTCGTCGAGCACCACGGCGCGTTCTCCGGCGAGCACGGCGACGGGATGGCCCGGACCGAGTTCAACCCGAAGATGTACGGGCCCGAACTCTGGGGCGCATTCAAGGAGCTGAAGACGGCGTTCGACCCCGACTGGATGTTCAACCCCGGGAACGTCGTCTACCGCGACGGCCCCTCGGACCCGGGGCCGGACAGCGACCGCGGCGTCGGCGCGGACATGCGCGAGAATCTCCGGTACGGTCCGGACTACCAGTCCGTCGAGCCGCAGACCGACCTCGACTTCGACGACGAGGGCGGCTTCTCGCACCTCGTCGAACTCTGTAACGGCTGTGGCACCTGCCGGCAGACCGATTCGAACACCATGTGCCCGACTTACCGCGCCTCGAAAGAGGAAGTCCAGACGACCCGCGGGCGGGCGAACATGCTTCGGGCCGCTATCTCGGGCGAACTCCCCGAGGACGAACTGTACTCCGAGCGCTTCCAGACCGAGGTACTGGACCTCTGTGTCGGCTGTAAGGGCTGTAAGAGCGACTGCCCGACCGGCGTCGACATGGCGAAGCTGAAATCCGAGGTGAAACACCAGTACCACCAGAAAGAGGGCACAAGCCTCCGCTCGCGAGTGTTCGGCAACATCGACACCCTGTCGAAAATCGGGAGCAAACTCGCCCCGCTTTCGAACGCCGCCGCGGAGCTTCCGGGAAGCCGCCTCGTGATGGAGAAGGTCCTCGGTATCTCCAGCGAGCGCGACCTGCCGACCTTCAGCAGCGAGTCGCTCAAGGAGTGGTTCGAGGCTCGGGGCGGGTCGTCCGTGTCGCCCGCCGACGCCCGAGGGAAGGTGCTTCTGTTCCCCGACACCTACACCAACTACAACTACCCCGAACCCGGCAAGGCCGCCGTGGAGGTCCTCGAAGCCGCGAACGTCCACGTACAGATTCCGAGCGACCTCGAGGCGAGCGGCCGCGCCGCGTTCTCGATGGGGATGCTCGACACGGCCCGCGACCGAGCGCAACACAACGTCGGGCGACTCCGTCCCTACGTCGACGACGGTTGGTCGGTCGTCTTCGTCGAACCCTCCGACGCGGTGATGTTCCAAGACGAGTACCTCGACCTCCTCGACGGGACGGGCGTCGAACTCGTCTCGGGGTCGGCCTACGGTATCATGGAGTACCTCGACGTCGTGCGCGCCGACGACCACCTCGACTTCGACGCCCCCGCCGAGACGCTGACGTACCACGGCCACTGCAACCAGAAGGCGACGAACAAGGATCACCACGCGGTGGGCGTCCTGCGTCGCTCCGGCTACGCCGTCGACCCGCTCGACTCCAGTTGCTGCGGGATGGCCGGGTCGTTCGGCTACGAAGAAGAGCACTACGAACTCTCGAAGGGCATCGGCGAAATCCTGTTCGGGCAGGTCGACGAGAGCCCCGGCGACGTCGTCACGGCACCCGGCGCGTCGTGTCGCTCCCAACTCGGCGACAGACCCGGCGAATCCCGCCCGCCGCACCCCATCGAGAAGATGGCCGAAGCCCTCGACTGA
- a CDS encoding multicopper oxidase family protein, with protein MTDWSRRRFLQTGAALGIAGTLPQTTTNVSAASPALDKFVQPLPVPSVREPDGQRDGADAYEISVTEFTQQLHPDLPETTVWGFDGSYPGPTIEADAGSPVHVRFDNSELPSDHLFNVDERIGGTTTENHAGYDGPVPEVRTVTHFHGLEVDPANDGQSDMWTSPSGVEGPRFDSEWQELPMEQGRTTSTYHDHTLGITRLNAYAGLLGLYSITTDAERELGLPSGDYDIPLLLQDKEFNDDGSLHYPDEFASAFLGDTAVVNGAVWPYVEVEPRRYRFRILNGANHRSFDLQFENESGSGVPTMYQFAPGHGFLESVVPIGPNGDLDSLLLTPFERGELIVDFSDHAGETLTLTNGADMGPDLTDLVQFRVSDPETPPEDASADPTDLSLPAPTSYDESDARVTREMTLGTKVDVENNLIMHTLNGYVFGDEDAPVYPQLGSTEIWELQNESGGRHPIHLHLVTFRVIGRGPDGTQPPDPNELGPKDTVRVDPDERVRIIATFEGYTGQFPWHCHMLEHEDNKMMIPFVVENPIADYANDSDIVDATGLTDAVSDWRNDDLETEVLLEVIDQWRSGDEVA; from the coding sequence ATGACAGACTGGTCTAGGCGGCGGTTTCTACAGACAGGCGCAGCCCTCGGCATCGCCGGAACGCTCCCGCAGACGACGACGAACGTCTCCGCGGCGTCACCGGCGTTGGATAAGTTCGTGCAACCGCTTCCGGTTCCGTCGGTCCGGGAACCGGACGGGCAGCGAGACGGCGCGGACGCCTACGAGATATCGGTCACCGAATTCACTCAACAACTCCACCCGGACCTCCCGGAGACGACGGTCTGGGGGTTCGACGGGTCGTATCCCGGCCCAACCATCGAAGCGGACGCCGGGAGTCCAGTCCACGTTCGGTTCGACAACAGCGAACTCCCGAGCGACCACCTGTTCAACGTCGACGAGCGAATCGGTGGCACGACCACGGAGAACCACGCCGGCTACGACGGCCCAGTCCCGGAGGTTCGGACCGTCACCCACTTCCACGGCCTGGAAGTCGACCCCGCGAACGACGGGCAGTCCGACATGTGGACCTCGCCGAGCGGGGTCGAGGGGCCGCGGTTCGACTCGGAGTGGCAGGAACTCCCGATGGAACAGGGGCGCACCACCTCGACGTACCACGACCACACGCTGGGTATCACCCGGCTCAACGCCTACGCCGGGCTCCTCGGACTCTACTCGATTACGACCGACGCCGAGCGCGAACTCGGCCTGCCGTCGGGCGACTACGACATCCCGCTGTTGCTGCAGGACAAGGAGTTCAACGACGACGGCTCGCTGCACTACCCAGACGAGTTCGCCTCGGCGTTCCTCGGCGACACGGCCGTCGTCAACGGTGCCGTGTGGCCGTACGTCGAGGTCGAACCGCGTCGGTACCGCTTCCGCATCCTGAACGGTGCGAACCACCGCTCGTTCGACCTCCAGTTCGAGAACGAAAGCGGGTCGGGCGTCCCGACGATGTACCAGTTCGCGCCCGGCCACGGCTTCCTCGAATCGGTCGTTCCCATCGGCCCGAACGGCGACCTCGACTCGCTGTTGCTCACGCCCTTCGAGCGCGGCGAACTCATCGTCGACTTCTCCGACCACGCAGGCGAGACGCTCACGCTCACCAACGGGGCCGACATGGGTCCCGATCTGACCGACCTCGTCCAGTTCCGCGTCTCGGACCCTGAGACGCCGCCCGAAGACGCGAGCGCCGACCCGACGGACCTGTCGCTTCCCGCGCCGACCTCGTACGACGAGAGCGACGCACGGGTGACTCGCGAGATGACGCTGGGAACCAAGGTCGACGTTGAAAACAACCTCATCATGCACACCCTGAACGGGTACGTCTTCGGCGACGAGGACGCACCCGTCTACCCGCAACTCGGGTCGACCGAGATATGGGAACTGCAGAACGAGTCGGGGGGACGACACCCGATTCACCTGCATCTGGTCACCTTCAGGGTCATCGGCCGCGGCCCCGACGGGACGCAGCCACCGGACCCCAACGAGTTGGGACCGAAAGACACCGTCCGCGTCGACCCCGACGAGCGCGTGCGGATAATCGCCACGTTCGAGGGGTACACCGGGCAGTTCCCGTGGCACTGCCACATGCTCGAACACGAGGACAACAAGATGATGATTCCGTTCGTCGTCGAGAACCCCATCGCGGACTACGCGAACGACAGCGACATCGTGGACGCGACGGGGCTGACCGACGCGGTGAGCGACTGGCGGAACGACGACCTCGAAACCGAGGTGCTCCTCGAAGTCATCGACCAGTGGCGGAGCGGCGACGAAGTCGCCTGA
- a CDS encoding sugar phosphate isomerase/epimerase yields MVQLAFSTNAYTRFDLPEAIRRIADHGYDGVELLADVPHAFLADFDETDRERVLTALDETGLSVSNINANTTCGYYDDAPPSAFFDPTLISADKEDRRWRIQYTKAAIDFAALVDAPAACVASGSSLPGTPPSEAYEYLLESLDELTAYAEDAGVDLGIEFEPELLVECTEEVLTLIDDVGSDALGVNFDVGHAAVYGEDPAESIRQCAGRITGIHLEDIKGGRGGKHYHLIPGEGDLDFGPVFGALDDIGYDGFATFELYTYPDDPDDAARRARDELAEYAR; encoded by the coding sequence ATGGTACAGTTAGCCTTCTCTACGAACGCGTACACGCGTTTCGACCTGCCGGAGGCGATCAGACGAATCGCCGACCACGGCTACGACGGGGTCGAGCTACTGGCGGACGTGCCGCACGCGTTTCTCGCCGACTTCGACGAGACCGACCGCGAGCGCGTCCTGACGGCGCTGGACGAGACTGGACTCTCGGTGTCGAATATCAACGCGAACACGACTTGCGGCTACTACGACGACGCGCCGCCGTCGGCGTTCTTCGACCCGACGCTCATCTCGGCCGACAAGGAAGACCGCCGGTGGCGTATCCAGTACACGAAGGCCGCCATCGACTTCGCCGCGCTGGTCGACGCGCCCGCGGCGTGCGTCGCCAGCGGGTCGTCGCTTCCCGGAACGCCGCCGAGTGAGGCTTACGAGTACCTACTCGAATCGCTCGACGAACTCACGGCGTACGCCGAGGACGCCGGGGTCGACCTCGGCATCGAGTTCGAACCGGAGCTCCTCGTCGAGTGTACCGAAGAGGTGTTGACGCTCATCGACGACGTGGGGAGCGACGCGCTCGGCGTCAACTTCGACGTCGGCCACGCGGCCGTCTACGGCGAGGACCCGGCCGAGAGCATTCGCCAGTGCGCCGGCCGCATCACGGGCATCCATCTCGAAGACATCAAGGGCGGCCGTGGGGGGAAACACTATCACCTCATCCCCGGCGAGGGTGACCTCGACTTCGGACCCGTCTTCGGCGCGCTCGACGACATCGGGTACGACGGCTTCGCGACGTTCGAACTCTACACCTATCCCGACGACCCCGACGACGCGGCCCGGCGCGCGCGAGACGAACTGGCCGAATACGCCCGCTGA
- a CDS encoding GAF domain-containing protein produces the protein MARAVPTASETEVDQLLASLQRLTGIGVWSYDVSREELWWSDEAKRIHGFDASAMPTVSDVVEQYAEGDQDEVLAYLADAIEHGESFSVDVRYASERTTEQSIRLACEPLVEDGQTVDLHGVVQDVTDTKRQEQRIEILRRTSQELRNASSKAEVAEILADAAKNVLGLVNTTVRLVDENRSMLQTIEATEECLERAGDRPNYSVSEDTPAARTYRTGEPVIHANHEHTEDDHSRGALQSGLYVPIGSHGVLSAGDVVVNAFEEHDLEAASLLGQLGAEAITRIGWVKRSRAI, from the coding sequence GTGGCACGCGCTGTCCCGACAGCATCGGAAACGGAGGTCGACCAACTACTCGCGAGCCTCCAGCGGCTGACCGGTATCGGCGTGTGGTCGTACGACGTCTCGCGCGAGGAACTGTGGTGGAGCGACGAGGCAAAGCGGATACACGGCTTCGACGCGTCGGCGATGCCGACCGTCTCGGACGTCGTCGAACAGTACGCCGAAGGCGACCAAGACGAGGTGCTCGCCTACCTCGCGGACGCAATCGAACACGGCGAGTCCTTCTCCGTCGACGTGCGGTACGCGAGCGAGCGGACGACTGAGCAGTCGATACGGCTGGCCTGCGAACCGCTGGTCGAAGACGGTCAGACGGTCGACCTCCACGGCGTCGTACAGGACGTAACCGACACCAAGCGCCAGGAACAGCGCATCGAGATTCTCCGACGGACGAGCCAAGAGCTTCGGAACGCGAGTTCGAAGGCGGAAGTCGCCGAGATACTCGCCGACGCGGCAAAGAACGTCCTCGGCCTCGTCAACACGACCGTTCGGCTGGTCGACGAGAACCGGAGCATGCTCCAGACTATCGAGGCGACCGAGGAGTGTCTGGAACGCGCCGGCGACCGACCGAACTACTCGGTCAGCGAGGACACGCCGGCGGCACGGACGTACCGGACGGGCGAACCGGTCATCCACGCGAACCACGAACACACCGAAGACGACCACAGTCGAGGGGCTCTCCAGTCCGGGTTGTACGTCCCCATCGGAAGCCACGGCGTGCTCAGCGCCGGCGACGTCGTCGTCAACGCGTTCGAAGAACACGACCTCGAAGCCGCGAGTCTCCTCGGCCAACTCGGCGCGGAGGCCATCACGCGCATCGGTTGGGTGAAACGGTCGCGGGCGATTTGA
- a CDS encoding PGF-CTERM sorting domain-containing protein has translation MSPDSPRSERSADLRNALPVVAMAALLVVGSLGLGAAIAPVAADAHGGTLTRTVDDTTLAPGESTTVTVEVNASERGNFTVVEELSPGFESVEIVDADGADFSGVRNADDELFATYGDRESVTLVYEVTAADDANATTHELTGYGDFGLEDVRASTTGDGEISVSTDDGASVVRSVDDATLAPGESATVWVAVERDEAANFTLVEEFSPAFGSVEIVDADGADFSDVRNANDELFATYGDRELATLVYEVTAADDAAAGTVYELDGFADVNGSQSATDGTAEISVQESSDDGGAAVRSVDDATLAPGESTTVRVAFDRDEATNFTLVEEFSPAFGSVEIVDDDGADFSAVRDANDELFATYGDRELATLVYEVTADNDATTSTVYEFGGFADVNGSQSATNGTAEISVQASDDGDSGAVRSVDDETLAPGESTTVTVEVDRDEAANFTLIEEFNPAFGSVEIVDDDGADFSGVRNANDELFATYGDRESVTLVYEVTAGDDAAGTAYQFDGFTDVNGSEVTTGGTDELDVQSESDDDNWDLTRSADDTTLEPGESTVVSVEITGSEATNFTVIEEFNPGFASVEIVDDDGADFSGVRNANDELFATYGDRENVTLQYRVTAGEDMDEDASYELSGFAQFDAGDKEMDVDGLESLSVGTDGDSGDDDGDDGDDNDGDDGDDGDDGDDGDDNDGDDGDDGDDGDDGDDNDGDDGDDGDDDDNNGDDDGDDSDDGSDGSDGDDGSDDGTTETTTADPNTPATTTTDTPVPGFGVSVALAALVMGSVLLARRRTS, from the coding sequence ATGAGTCCGGACAGTCCACGTTCGGAGCGGTCGGCGGACCTCCGGAACGCCCTTCCGGTCGTCGCGATGGCGGCCCTCTTGGTGGTCGGTTCGCTCGGACTGGGTGCGGCTATCGCGCCGGTCGCCGCGGACGCCCACGGTGGAACGCTCACGCGAACGGTCGATGACACCACGCTCGCGCCCGGTGAGTCCACCACCGTCACGGTCGAGGTGAACGCCTCCGAACGGGGGAACTTCACCGTGGTCGAAGAGCTGAGTCCGGGCTTCGAGTCGGTCGAAATCGTCGACGCCGACGGCGCGGATTTCTCTGGCGTGCGGAACGCAGACGACGAACTGTTCGCGACCTACGGCGACCGCGAGAGCGTCACGCTCGTCTACGAGGTGACCGCGGCCGACGACGCGAACGCGACGACCCACGAACTCACCGGATACGGCGACTTCGGCCTCGAAGACGTCCGGGCCTCGACGACCGGTGACGGTGAAATCAGCGTCTCGACCGACGACGGGGCGAGCGTGGTCCGCTCGGTCGACGACGCGACCCTCGCGCCCGGCGAATCGGCGACCGTCTGGGTGGCTGTCGAACGGGACGAGGCGGCGAACTTCACGCTCGTCGAGGAGTTCAGCCCCGCGTTCGGCTCGGTCGAAATCGTCGATGCCGACGGCGCGGACTTCTCGGACGTGCGGAACGCCAACGACGAACTGTTCGCCACCTACGGCGACCGCGAGTTGGCCACACTCGTCTACGAGGTAACCGCGGCCGACGACGCGGCGGCCGGCACGGTCTACGAACTCGACGGGTTCGCGGACGTGAACGGCTCGCAGTCGGCGACCGATGGGACCGCCGAAATCAGCGTGCAGGAGTCGAGCGACGACGGCGGCGCGGCCGTCCGGTCCGTCGACGATGCGACCCTCGCGCCGGGTGAATCGACCACGGTCCGGGTCGCCTTCGACCGGGACGAGGCGACGAACTTCACGCTCGTCGAGGAGTTCAGCCCCGCATTCGGCTCGGTGGAGATAGTCGACGACGACGGTGCGGACTTCTCGGCCGTACGCGACGCCAACGACGAACTGTTCGCGACCTACGGCGACCGCGAGTTGGCCACGCTCGTCTACGAGGTGACCGCCGACAACGACGCGACGACCAGCACGGTCTACGAGTTCGGCGGCTTCGCGGACGTGAACGGCTCGCAGTCGGCGACCAATGGAACCGCCGAAATCAGCGTCCAGGCGTCGGACGACGGTGACTCCGGTGCGGTTCGGTCGGTCGACGACGAGACCCTCGCGCCGGGCGAATCCACCACCGTCACGGTCGAGGTCGACCGGGACGAGGCGGCGAACTTCACGCTCATCGAGGAGTTCAACCCCGCCTTTGGTTCGGTCGAAATCGTCGACGACGACGGCGCTGATTTCTCCGGTGTGCGGAACGCCAACGACGAACTGTTCGCCACCTACGGCGACCGCGAGAGCGTCACGCTCGTCTACGAGGTGACCGCGGGCGACGACGCGGCCGGCACGGCCTACCAGTTCGACGGCTTCACCGACGTGAACGGCTCGGAGGTGACGACCGGCGGCACCGACGAACTCGACGTTCAGAGCGAGTCCGACGACGACAACTGGGACCTCACCCGGTCGGCCGACGACACGACGCTCGAACCCGGTGAATCGACCGTCGTCTCGGTCGAAATCACCGGCAGCGAGGCGACGAACTTCACCGTCATCGAGGAGTTCAACCCCGGATTCGCATCGGTCGAAATCGTCGATGACGACGGCGCGGACTTCTCGGGCGTGCGGAACGCCAACGACGAACTGTTCGCGACCTACGGTGACCGCGAGAACGTCACCCTCCAGTACCGTGTGACCGCCGGTGAGGACATGGACGAGGACGCCTCGTACGAACTCAGCGGGTTCGCGCAGTTCGACGCCGGCGACAAGGAGATGGACGTCGACGGCCTCGAATCGCTCTCTGTCGGCACTGACGGAGACAGCGGTGACGACGACGGCGACGACGGCGATGATAACGACGGTGACGATGGCGACGATGGCGACGACGGCGACGACGGCGATGATAACGACGGTGACGATGGCGACGATGGCGACGACGGCGACGACGGCGATGATAACGACGGTGATGACGGTGATGACGGCGATGACGACGATAACAACGGAGATGACGACGGTGATGACTCAGACGATGGTTCCGACGGCTCGGACGGTGACGACGGCTCGGACGACGGAACGACCGAGACGACGACGGCCGACCCCAACACGCCCGCGACGACCACGACTGACACGCCCGTTCCCGGGTTCGGTGTCTCGGTTGCGCTCGCCGCGCTCGTGATGGGCTCGGTCCTTCTCGCGCGCCGGCGAACGAGCTAA
- a CDS encoding YqaA family protein — translation MLDVLESIELSTAFFASLGAPGLLLVAFLEFFLLPVPPDLVLVPLSATNPEFALLYAVVATVGSVSAGLVGFLMGKKGGRRALDSRFAGERIHKVERYFERSGFVTVAFGAFAPIPEGYELLSIGSGVFDLDLRTYLAASVLGRGGRYTIEALLAVYLGEAARSLTEVDVYSIIGVATAVVLVAYVVRSRWFSDRSAEPVQ, via the coding sequence ATGCTAGACGTACTGGAGTCTATCGAACTATCGACCGCGTTTTTCGCCTCGCTCGGCGCGCCGGGGCTGCTGCTCGTGGCGTTCCTCGAATTCTTCTTGCTCCCTGTCCCGCCGGACTTGGTGCTCGTCCCGCTGTCGGCGACGAACCCCGAGTTCGCGCTCCTGTACGCGGTCGTCGCTACTGTCGGGTCGGTGTCGGCGGGGCTGGTCGGGTTCCTCATGGGCAAGAAAGGCGGCCGTCGCGCGCTGGACTCGCGGTTCGCGGGCGAGCGGATTCACAAGGTCGAGCGATACTTCGAGCGCTCGGGATTCGTGACGGTCGCGTTCGGGGCGTTCGCGCCGATTCCCGAGGGGTACGAACTGCTTTCTATCGGGTCCGGCGTGTTCGACCTCGACCTCCGGACGTATCTGGCGGCGTCAGTGCTCGGGCGCGGCGGTCGGTACACCATCGAAGCGCTGCTCGCGGTCTATCTCGGCGAGGCCGCCCGGTCGCTCACCGAGGTCGACGTGTACTCGATTATCGGCGTCGCCACCGCGGTCGTCCTCGTCGCGTACGTCGTCCGGAGTCGGTGGTTCTCGGACCGCTCGGCCGAACCGGTGCAGTAA
- a CDS encoding IclR family transcriptional regulator → MIENVTGRRLKTTQASLEILSLILEHDGLTLAELDSMVDSSKSSICSHLNTLLESRYLVKHDGVYHVSFRVALLGERARHRYPNDGVVEQVVDELARATDQEANFTIFEHGRLLMCYGSSTEEGRDANGTRYRSEYHLHNTAAGKAILAELDRDEVESIIDYWGLPRESEGTITNPDQLFDALDEIATQEYAVVDEEFAPNLIAIGAPVHDGDGRIVGGLSVGGPKYQVDMTRLEREFADELLNAVESLESALA, encoded by the coding sequence ATGATTGAGAACGTGACCGGGCGACGGCTCAAGACGACCCAAGCCTCGTTGGAGATTCTCAGCCTCATTTTGGAACACGACGGCCTCACGCTCGCCGAACTGGACTCCATGGTCGACAGTTCGAAGAGTTCCATCTGCAGTCACCTCAACACGCTCTTGGAGAGCCGATACTTGGTCAAACACGACGGCGTCTACCACGTCAGTTTCAGGGTGGCGCTGTTGGGCGAACGCGCTCGACACCGCTATCCGAACGACGGGGTCGTCGAGCAGGTCGTCGACGAACTGGCTCGCGCGACCGACCAAGAGGCGAACTTCACGATTTTCGAACACGGTCGGCTGCTCATGTGTTATGGGTCGTCGACCGAGGAGGGGAGAGACGCGAACGGCACCCGGTATCGGTCGGAGTATCACCTGCACAACACGGCCGCGGGGAAAGCCATCCTCGCGGAACTGGACCGCGACGAGGTCGAGTCGATAATCGACTACTGGGGCCTGCCGCGGGAGTCGGAGGGAACGATTACGAACCCCGACCAACTGTTCGACGCGCTGGACGAAATCGCGACTCAGGAGTACGCCGTCGTCGACGAGGAGTTCGCACCGAACCTCATCGCCATCGGTGCACCGGTCCACGACGGCGACGGGCGTATCGTCGGTGGGCTCAGCGTCGGCGGACCGAAGTATCAGGTGGACATGACGCGGCTCGAACGCGAGTTCGCCGACGAGCTACTGAACGCCGTCGAGTCGCTGGAATCGGCGCTCGCGTAG